A genomic segment from Aerosakkonema funiforme FACHB-1375 encodes:
- a CDS encoding phycobilisome linker polypeptide gives MRMFKITACVPSQTRIRTQRELQNTYFTKLVPYDNWFREQQRIMKMGGKIVKVELATGKPGANTGLL, from the coding sequence ATGCGGATGTTCAAAATAACTGCTTGCGTTCCCAGCCAAACTAGAATTCGCACTCAACGGGAACTGCAAAACACATATTTTACGAAGCTAGTGCCGTATGACAACTGGTTTCGCGAACAGCAACGGATTATGAAAATGGGCGGCAAAATCGTCAAAGTTGAACTGGCGACTGGCAAGCCTGGTGCTAATACAGGATTGCTGTAA
- the apcB gene encoding allophycocyanin subunit beta, whose translation MQDAITAVINSSDVQGKYLDTGALEKLKGYFQTGELRVRAATTIAANAAAIVKEAVAKSLLYSDITRPGGNMYTTRRYAACIRDLDYYLRYATYAMLAGDPSILDERVLNGLKETYNSLGVPVSATVQAIQAMKEVTASLVGADAGKEMGVYFDYISSGLS comes from the coding sequence ATGCAAGACGCGATTACCGCTGTTATCAACTCCTCTGACGTTCAAGGTAAGTACCTGGACACCGGTGCTTTAGAAAAGCTCAAAGGCTATTTCCAAACCGGCGAATTGCGGGTACGCGCTGCTACCACTATCGCTGCTAACGCCGCTGCGATCGTTAAGGAAGCAGTAGCTAAGTCCCTGCTGTACTCGGATATCACCCGTCCCGGTGGCAATATGTACACCACCCGTCGCTATGCTGCTTGCATCCGCGACTTGGATTACTACCTCCGCTATGCTACCTATGCGATGTTGGCTGGCGACCCCTCCATCCTCGATGAGCGCGTACTCAACGGTTTGAAGGAAACCTACAACTCCTTGGGCGTTCCCGTCTCCGCTACCGTTCAAGCTATCCAAGCTATGAAGGAAGTTACCGCTAGCCTCGTAGGTGCTGATGCCGGTAAAGAAATGGGCGTTTACTTCGACTACATCTCCTCTGGCTTGAGCTAG
- the apcA gene encoding allophycocyanin subunit alpha: MSIVTKSIVNADAEARYLSPGELDRIKSFVTSGERRLRIAQTLTDSRERIVKQAGDQLFQKRPDVVSPGGNAYGEEMTATCLRDLDYYLRLVTYGIVAGDVTPIEEIGLVGVREMYNSLGTPIPAVAEGIRAMKNVAASLLSAEDASEAGSYFDYVIGAMQ; the protein is encoded by the coding sequence ATGAGTATCGTCACGAAATCCATCGTGAATGCAGATGCTGAGGCTCGCTATCTCAGCCCCGGCGAACTGGATCGGATCAAGAGCTTCGTAACGAGCGGTGAGCGTCGTCTACGCATCGCCCAAACTTTGACCGACTCTCGCGAACGCATCGTTAAGCAAGCTGGCGATCAACTGTTCCAAAAGCGCCCTGATGTAGTTTCTCCCGGTGGCAACGCCTACGGTGAAGAAATGACCGCTACCTGCCTGCGCGACCTAGACTACTATCTGCGCCTGGTTACTTACGGAATCGTAGCTGGCGATGTCACCCCAATCGAAGAAATCGGTTTGGTGGGCGTTCGCGAAATGTACAATTCTCTGGGCACCCCCATTCCTGCCGTAGCTGAAGGCATCCGTGCTATGAAGAACGTTGCCGCCTCTTTGCTGTCTGCTGAAGACGCATCTGAAGCTGGCTCCTACTTCGACTACGTGATCGGTGCGATGCAGTAG
- a CDS encoding phycobilisome rod-core linker polypeptide, which translates to MSVKASGGSSVARPQLYQTLPVATISQAEQQDRFLESGELNELANYFSSGAKRLEIAGTLTQNSDLIVSRAANRIFVGGSPMAFLEKPKEPAMSMVGAGIDVKESMKLGTATYVETSGGFFEGLRSLFSASGGGPVPPGFRPINVSRYGPSNMQKSLRDLSWFLRYATYAIVAGDPNIIAVNTRGLREIIENACSGEATLVALQEMKAAALGYFRQDPVGANIVTQYMDVLITEFKAPTPSDKLRQRPSGDQQGLQLPQIYFNAAERRPKFVMKPGLSAKEKQEVVKAAYRQVFERDITRAYSLGISDLESKVKNGNISMKEFIRRLGKSPLYRKNFFEPYINSRALELAFRHILGRGPSSREEVQKYFAIVSQKGLAGLIDALVDSQEYADYFGEETVPYIRGLGQEAQECRNWGPQQDLFNYSAPFRKVPQFITTFAAYERPLPDQHPYGSGNDPLEIQFGAIFPKETRNPSTRPAPFGKDTRRILIRRGPGINNQVSNPAARGVAPGSLGPKVFKLDQIPSFTGGKFGKRSVSTQGVSVKFSESSTQALIRACYLQVFGRDVYEGQRLKVQEIKLENGEITVREFIRALAKSDLFRKLYWTPFYVCKAIEYIHRRLLGRPTYGRQENNKYFDICAKKGLYALIDAIIDSPEYGESFGEDTVPYERYITPAGLAQRSLRVGSIGETGARVDKEETPLFVELGQVTEMRTEPDIQFRINQGVSKKRDQTKVFKLTDTSDKKAVETLIRAAYRQIFERDVEPYIVKNEFTALESKLGNGEINLKEFITGLGESQLYIKEFYTPYPNTKVIELGTKHFLGRAPLDQAEIRKYNQILASGGIRAFIGAMVNSAEYAQAFGEDTVPYNRFLTLPAANFPNSQKLYNQLTKQSEEVVVPSFSTTKPRMDSTKMPLMSKAMADLARQAKAMDKSKPLFIELGRSFSNGQGQSVEVGVGTTRRKPARIYRLTPGANQGETALVINAIYCQVMDVFSGQVPNEFRRSDLESKLRNGEISVREFVRFLAGSEIYRRRFYTPYPNTKVIEFLFRHLLGRAPATQSEIRQYNRILAEKGLKAAVEAVVDSPEYAQYFGEDVVPYPRFPSLPAGNYLGSVKAASDLVKQPWSSLSPSYLGGRF; encoded by the coding sequence ATGAGTGTCAAAGCAAGTGGTGGAAGCTCAGTTGCGCGTCCGCAACTATATCAAACCTTACCAGTTGCAACCATTTCCCAAGCGGAACAACAAGACCGCTTCTTGGAAAGCGGGGAATTGAACGAACTGGCGAACTATTTCAGCTCGGGCGCTAAGCGTCTGGAGATTGCTGGCACGCTGACCCAAAACTCAGATTTGATCGTGTCCCGTGCCGCCAACCGGATTTTTGTTGGTGGTTCGCCGATGGCTTTCTTAGAAAAGCCAAAAGAACCAGCAATGAGTATGGTTGGGGCAGGGATAGACGTAAAAGAATCGATGAAGCTGGGAACAGCGACATATGTAGAAACTAGCGGTGGCTTCTTTGAAGGATTGCGATCGCTATTTAGTGCTTCTGGTGGCGGACCAGTTCCCCCAGGTTTCCGACCGATCAACGTTTCCCGCTATGGCCCCAGCAATATGCAGAAATCGCTGCGGGACTTATCGTGGTTTTTGCGCTATGCCACTTATGCGATCGTCGCAGGTGACCCCAACATCATCGCCGTCAACACGCGGGGATTGCGGGAAATAATTGAAAATGCTTGCTCCGGAGAAGCAACCCTCGTAGCGCTGCAAGAAATGAAAGCGGCGGCGTTGGGTTATTTCCGACAAGATCCGGTCGGGGCAAATATTGTTACCCAGTACATGGACGTTCTGATTACAGAATTTAAAGCCCCAACTCCATCTGACAAACTGCGGCAACGTCCTTCTGGCGACCAACAAGGTTTGCAGCTGCCCCAGATTTACTTTAATGCGGCAGAGCGGCGTCCCAAATTCGTAATGAAACCGGGACTTTCCGCCAAAGAAAAGCAAGAAGTTGTTAAAGCTGCTTATCGGCAGGTATTTGAGCGGGATATCACCCGCGCCTATTCCTTGGGAATTTCCGATTTGGAATCCAAGGTTAAGAACGGTAACATTTCCATGAAGGAATTTATCCGCCGCTTGGGTAAATCTCCCTTGTATCGGAAAAACTTCTTCGAGCCATACATAAACAGTAGGGCACTGGAACTGGCATTCCGGCATATCTTGGGACGCGGGCCGTCCAGCCGCGAAGAAGTGCAAAAATACTTTGCGATCGTATCCCAAAAAGGTCTAGCCGGTCTGATTGACGCTTTGGTAGATTCCCAGGAATACGCCGACTACTTTGGTGAAGAAACAGTACCCTACATCCGGGGATTGGGTCAAGAAGCCCAAGAATGCCGCAACTGGGGGCCGCAGCAAGACTTGTTCAATTACAGTGCCCCCTTCCGCAAAGTACCGCAATTTATTACTACCTTTGCGGCATACGAGCGGCCACTGCCCGACCAACACCCATACGGTTCCGGTAACGACCCGCTGGAAATTCAGTTTGGGGCAATCTTCCCGAAAGAAACGCGCAACCCCAGCACCAGACCGGCACCTTTTGGTAAAGATACCCGTCGCATCCTGATTCGTCGCGGCCCAGGGATTAACAACCAAGTCAGCAATCCCGCAGCGCGGGGTGTGGCTCCCGGTTCTCTCGGCCCGAAAGTGTTCAAACTGGATCAAATTCCCAGCTTTACGGGTGGCAAATTCGGGAAGCGTAGCGTGTCAACCCAAGGTGTGAGCGTCAAATTCTCGGAAAGCTCCACCCAAGCGCTCATCCGTGCCTGCTACCTACAAGTATTCGGGCGGGATGTGTACGAAGGTCAGCGGCTGAAAGTGCAGGAAATCAAGCTGGAAAACGGCGAGATTACCGTGCGGGAGTTTATCCGCGCCTTGGCGAAATCAGACTTGTTCCGCAAGCTGTACTGGACACCATTCTACGTGTGTAAGGCGATCGAATACATCCACCGTCGGTTGTTGGGTCGTCCCACCTACGGGCGTCAAGAAAACAACAAATACTTTGATATTTGTGCCAAAAAAGGCTTATACGCTCTGATCGATGCCATTATTGACAGCCCAGAGTACGGCGAGTCGTTTGGAGAAGACACAGTTCCCTACGAACGCTACATTACTCCAGCAGGTTTGGCTCAACGCAGTCTCCGCGTGGGCAGCATCGGCGAAACTGGTGCCAGAGTCGATAAGGAAGAAACGCCGTTATTTGTCGAACTCGGTCAAGTCACCGAAATGCGGACAGAACCCGATATTCAGTTCCGCATTAACCAAGGGGTGAGCAAGAAACGCGATCAAACCAAAGTCTTCAAGCTGACAGACACCAGCGACAAGAAGGCTGTAGAAACGCTGATTCGCGCTGCTTATCGACAAATCTTCGAGCGCGATGTAGAACCCTACATCGTCAAGAATGAATTCACCGCTCTGGAAAGCAAACTGGGTAACGGTGAAATCAACCTCAAAGAATTTATCACCGGCTTGGGTGAATCTCAGCTTTACATCAAAGAGTTTTACACCCCGTATCCCAACACCAAGGTAATCGAACTCGGTACCAAGCACTTCCTGGGACGGGCTCCTCTGGATCAAGCAGAAATTCGCAAGTACAACCAGATTCTCGCTTCTGGCGGTATCCGTGCCTTTATCGGTGCGATGGTGAATAGCGCCGAATACGCTCAGGCATTTGGTGAAGATACGGTTCCTTACAATCGTTTCTTGACCCTGCCGGCAGCTAACTTCCCGAATAGCCAAAAACTTTACAACCAGTTGACCAAGCAAAGCGAGGAGGTAGTAGTACCCAGCTTCTCTACAACGAAGCCTCGCATGGACAGCACCAAGATGCCGTTGATGAGCAAAGCAATGGCAGACTTGGCGCGTCAAGCAAAGGCGATGGACAAGAGCAAGCCGCTGTTTATCGAGTTGGGACGCTCCTTCAGCAACGGTCAAGGGCAATCTGTGGAAGTGGGTGTCGGTACTACCCGCCGCAAACCAGCGCGGATTTATCGCCTGACCCCTGGCGCTAATCAAGGTGAAACAGCTCTGGTTATCAACGCCATATACTGTCAGGTGATGGATGTCTTCAGCGGTCAAGTGCCCAACGAGTTCCGTCGTTCTGACTTGGAAAGCAAACTCCGCAACGGCGAAATTTCTGTGCGCGAGTTTGTGCGCTTCTTGGCGGGTTCGGAGATCTATCGCCGTCGTTTCTACACGCCATATCCTAACACTAAGGTGATTGAATTCTTGTTCCGGCATCTGTTGGGCCGCGCACCGGCTACTCAGTCGGAAATCCGTCAGTACAACCGCATTCTGGCCGAGAAAGGGCTGAAGGCGGCTGTGGAAGCTGTCGTTGATAGTCCGGAGTATGCCCAGTACTTTGGTGAGGATGTGGTGCCTTACCCGCGCTTCCCATCTCTCCCAGCGGGCAACTACCTGGGCAGCGTCAAAGCTGCTTCGGATCTGGTCAAGCAGCCTTGGTCTAGTCTGTCGCCCTCCTATCTTGGCGGTCGCTTCTAA
- a CDS encoding class I SAM-dependent methyltransferase, with protein sequence MQDITSAVERLYDTYPFPPEPLLDNPPPGYNWRWNWLSAYNFCTGQTPQTQEIRILDAGCGTGVGTEYLVHLNPKAQVVGIDLSGGALAVAKERCQRSGADRVEFHHLSLYDAGQLPGQFDLINCVGVLHHLPDPKRGIQSLAAKLAPGGLMHIFVYAELGRWEIQLMQKAIALLQGRSQAGTPGPQDYRDGVRVGRQIFAALPENNRIVKREKERWSLENQRDESFADMYVHPQEIDYNIDTLFELIDASELDFVGFSNPKSWQLERLLGKNPELMKRAEVLSDRERYRLIELLDPENITHYEFFLARPPLPKANWSSNDALLAAIPERNPCMDGWPSRCLFNYDYEIVNLSEIEFKFLQACDDNSKHKDGQNAHSTRTVADILAEVKLGVEEVRSLLSQQLILLTPEKEKL encoded by the coding sequence ATGCAAGATATTACTTCCGCTGTTGAACGTCTTTACGATACATATCCCTTTCCGCCAGAACCGCTGCTGGATAATCCGCCCCCCGGCTATAACTGGCGTTGGAATTGGCTTTCGGCCTATAACTTTTGCACGGGGCAAACACCTCAGACGCAGGAGATCCGGATTTTGGATGCTGGATGCGGTACGGGGGTGGGAACTGAGTACTTAGTACACCTCAATCCCAAAGCTCAAGTTGTGGGCATAGATTTGAGCGGTGGTGCTTTGGCGGTGGCAAAAGAGCGCTGTCAGCGATCGGGTGCCGATCGAGTCGAGTTCCATCACCTCAGTTTGTACGATGCGGGACAACTCCCCGGTCAGTTTGACCTGATCAACTGCGTGGGCGTACTCCACCACTTGCCCGATCCAAAGCGGGGTATTCAGTCTTTGGCGGCGAAGTTAGCGCCTGGGGGACTGATGCACATTTTTGTCTATGCAGAACTGGGACGTTGGGAAATTCAGCTGATGCAGAAGGCGATCGCTCTCCTTCAGGGTCGATCGCAAGCGGGGACACCTGGGCCACAAGATTACCGCGATGGTGTGCGAGTGGGACGGCAAATCTTCGCTGCTTTACCAGAAAATAACCGTATTGTCAAGCGCGAAAAAGAAAGATGGTCTTTGGAAAATCAGCGCGATGAAAGTTTTGCCGATATGTACGTTCATCCCCAAGAAATTGATTACAACATCGATACTTTATTTGAATTAATTGATGCTTCTGAGTTAGATTTTGTGGGATTTTCTAACCCGAAAAGTTGGCAGTTGGAAAGACTTTTGGGTAAAAATCCGGAACTGATGAAACGGGCGGAAGTATTGAGCGATCGCGAACGTTATCGATTAATTGAATTATTAGATCCGGAAAACATCACCCATTACGAATTTTTTCTGGCACGTCCCCCTTTACCTAAAGCAAATTGGTCATCGAATGATGCGTTATTGGCGGCGATTCCAGAACGCAATCCTTGTATGGATGGATGGCCGAGTCGGTGTTTATTTAATTACGATTATGAAATTGTAAATTTGTCAGAAATTGAGTTTAAATTTTTGCAAGCTTGCGATGATAATTCCAAACATAAGGACGGGCAGAATGCCCATTCCACAAGAACAGTGGCAGATATTTTAGCAGAGGTAAAATTGGGTGTGGAAGAAGTGCGATCGCTCTTATCTCAACAACTGATTTTGCTAACGCCAGAGAAGGAAAAATTGTAG
- a CDS encoding STAS domain-containing protein produces MNLNRQSKIPDILKNREAELLSEWLKEQMATGIRKDLYRESELREECKEFLDLFAEAVQRGNLTEIQSAEWRGVRDMLAAISRSRSQKGFSPTETASFVFSFKQPLFQRLRQELQDNEILVEEILSATNLLDKLGLWTTEIYQKSREEVILRQQEELLELSTPVVKMWEGILALPIIGTLDSARTQIVMESLLAKIVETGSQVAIIDITGVPTVDTLTAQHLLKTVTAARLMGADCIISGIRPQIAQTIVYLGVDLADITTKATLADAFALALKRSGIAIGR; encoded by the coding sequence ATGAACTTAAACAGACAGAGCAAAATCCCAGACATTCTGAAAAATCGCGAAGCCGAACTGTTGTCAGAGTGGCTGAAAGAGCAAATGGCAACAGGTATCCGTAAAGACTTGTATAGGGAAAGCGAACTGCGCGAAGAGTGTAAAGAATTCCTCGACTTGTTTGCAGAGGCTGTCCAGCGAGGCAACTTAACCGAGATCCAATCGGCTGAGTGGCGTGGCGTGCGGGATATGCTGGCTGCCATTTCGCGATCGCGCTCTCAGAAAGGCTTCAGCCCAACAGAAACAGCCAGCTTTGTATTTTCCTTTAAGCAGCCCTTGTTCCAGCGCCTGCGTCAGGAACTCCAAGATAACGAAATTCTTGTCGAAGAAATTCTGTCTGCTACCAACCTCTTAGACAAACTGGGTCTGTGGACAACCGAGATTTATCAGAAAAGCCGCGAAGAGGTGATCCTGCGCCAGCAAGAAGAGTTATTGGAACTCTCAACGCCAGTCGTAAAGATGTGGGAAGGCATTTTAGCCTTACCGATCATCGGCACCCTGGACAGCGCCCGCACCCAAATAGTGATGGAATCTCTGTTGGCGAAAATTGTCGAGACGGGTTCGCAAGTTGCCATCATCGATATTACGGGAGTGCCCACAGTCGATACGCTGACGGCCCAGCACTTATTAAAAACAGTAACTGCGGCTCGTTTAATGGGGGCTGATTGTATTATCAGCGGTATTCGCCCTCAAATCGCGCAAACAATAGTCTACTTGGGTGTAGATTTAGCGGATATAACGACTAAGGCGACGCTAGCGGATGCTTTTGCCCTGGCTTTAAAACGATCGGGAATTGCGATCGGACGCTAA
- a CDS encoding STAS domain-containing protein produces the protein MERIPILQMGEFLLVTIQVDMHDRLAMTLQDDLTNRITQTNARGVLIDISALEIVDSFIGRVLGNIAKMSRILDAETVVVGMQPAVAITLVELGLSLKGIRTALNVEKGMALLRASLGDSLGGNINGDAGA, from the coding sequence ATGGAACGCATCCCCATACTGCAAATGGGCGAATTTCTCCTTGTGACCATTCAAGTAGATATGCACGATCGTCTAGCGATGACTTTACAAGACGACCTGACCAACCGCATCACCCAGACAAACGCTCGCGGTGTACTGATCGATATTTCGGCACTGGAGATCGTGGATTCGTTCATTGGGCGAGTACTGGGAAATATTGCCAAAATGTCCCGCATACTCGATGCCGAAACGGTTGTTGTCGGAATGCAGCCAGCTGTAGCCATCACTCTAGTGGAATTGGGGCTCTCCCTCAAAGGCATTCGCACTGCCTTAAATGTGGAAAAAGGTATGGCTCTCCTGCGAGCATCGTTAGGAGATTCTCTAGGGGGAAACATAAATGGTGATGCAGGGGCATGA
- a CDS encoding anti-sigma regulatory factor, whose protein sequence is MQGHEVMGINSSSDIVLVRQAVRKWAVELGFSLVDQTKIVTAASELARNTLDYGGGGTVKLEALQQESRRGLRLTFEDSGPGIPDIELALKDGFTTGGGLGMGLSGSKRLVNEFDIFSRVGEGTRITITKWK, encoded by the coding sequence ATGCAGGGGCATGAAGTTATGGGCATCAACTCCTCCTCAGATATCGTGCTGGTAAGGCAAGCTGTGCGAAAATGGGCTGTAGAATTAGGTTTCAGCCTTGTAGACCAGACTAAGATCGTCACGGCAGCAAGCGAACTGGCACGCAACACGCTCGACTATGGCGGTGGCGGCACCGTTAAACTGGAAGCGCTGCAACAAGAAAGCCGTCGCGGTCTGCGTCTGACTTTTGAAGACTCCGGGCCAGGTATTCCCGATATCGAACTGGCGCTCAAAGACGGCTTTACCACCGGAGGCGGACTCGGTATGGGGTTAAGCGGTTCCAAGCGACTGGTCAACGAATTCGATATCTTTTCCCGTGTGGGAGAAGGCACCCGCATCACTATTACAAAGTGGAAGTAA
- a CDS encoding ATP-binding SpoIIE family protein phosphatase, giving the protein MSDPVALSILESSQAGDARRIAMSLASRLGFDETERGKVGIVVTEIANNLVRHAREGQLLLRSLTKNNIVGIEILALDKGPGMIDVGQCLRDGYSTAGTPGNGLGAIIRLSAFFDIHSVPNVGTVLLSHLWATPIPTSSPNSNIEIGVVCLPKTGEEVSGDAWAIEQYQDRTLLLVSDGLGHGPLAAQASLKAIEIFRENADKSPAGIIEAAHQALKSTRGAAIAIAQLDLAEQSLRFAGVGNISGSVISDSGRYSMVSHNGTVGHEVRKIQEFVYQWPKGGLLLMHSDGLGTQWRLDRYPGLVAKHPSSIAGVLYRDFNRGRDDVTVLIAKEN; this is encoded by the coding sequence ATGAGCGATCCCGTCGCCTTGTCGATCCTAGAGTCCAGTCAGGCTGGTGATGCGCGACGGATCGCGATGAGCTTAGCCAGTCGTCTCGGCTTTGACGAAACCGAAAGAGGAAAAGTAGGCATCGTAGTTACCGAGATAGCCAATAACTTGGTTCGCCACGCTAGGGAAGGTCAGCTGCTGCTGCGTTCCCTCACAAAAAATAACATTGTCGGTATCGAAATTTTAGCCCTAGATAAAGGGCCGGGAATGATTGATGTCGGACAGTGCCTGCGGGATGGTTATTCGACGGCAGGCACTCCTGGCAATGGTTTGGGCGCAATTATTCGCCTTTCTGCTTTTTTTGATATTCATTCTGTTCCCAATGTCGGCACGGTTTTATTAAGTCATCTTTGGGCGACGCCTATACCCACCAGCTCACCAAACAGCAATATAGAAATAGGTGTAGTGTGTCTGCCAAAAACAGGTGAGGAGGTTTCCGGTGATGCTTGGGCGATCGAACAATACCAAGATCGCACTCTGCTCCTAGTCTCGGATGGTTTAGGCCACGGCCCTCTGGCAGCCCAAGCGTCTTTAAAAGCGATCGAAATTTTTCGAGAAAATGCCGACAAAAGTCCGGCAGGAATTATAGAAGCCGCTCATCAAGCCCTCAAAAGTACGCGGGGCGCTGCCATAGCGATCGCTCAGCTGGACTTGGCAGAACAAAGCCTTCGTTTTGCAGGGGTGGGAAACATCTCTGGCAGCGTTATTTCTGATTCTGGTCGCTACAGTATGGTTTCCCACAACGGTACGGTCGGACACGAAGTTCGCAAAATCCAAGAGTTTGTCTATCAGTGGCCAAAAGGAGGGCTTTTACTAATGCACTCTGATGGTTTAGGGACACAGTGGCGTTTAGATCGCTATCCTGGTTTAGTAGCGAAACATCCCAGTTCGATCGCCGGAGTTTTGTACCGCGATTTCAACCGGGGACGCGACGATGTAACAGTCCTAATCGCCAAAGAGAATTAA